From a region of the Methanolobus tindarius DSM 2278 genome:
- a CDS encoding DNA topoisomerase VI subunit B produces MDNPIAEELAKNQKSISVAEFFEKNRQILGFDSAPRSLITTVKEAVDNSLDACEESEILPDIFLHIERSGKDNVVIIVEDNGPGIIKEQIPKVFAKLLYGSRFHALKQSRGQQGIGISASVLYSQLTSGHHTKITSKIGHGKPAHYYELMINTSTNDPEIIRDDVVDWDRPHGTRIEMEMEASYVKGRRQSIYEYLKATAIVNPHARITLIEPDGNQETFERATDKLPVPAKEILPHPHGIELGTLMKMLRYTERQKLSPFLRYSFSKIGHLAAEEICKASGLDPELDPHEMTRDQSRKLLDAFSRVKIMAPPTDCLSPIGEELIYKGLEKEFSVDFIATTTRTASVFSGNPFIVEVGIAFGGELQKDDRVDIMRFANRVPLLYQQGGCVITHAIESVKWKQYGLSQPGGGLPTGPVVILVHVASTNVPFTSESKDAVAEIPEIRDEIELAIKEVARKMNRYLNKRNDLKKRREKEVIITKVLPKMASKLAETLERDVPDINPVVAKVMGNLLVDRIVEPDGNGGAKISIRAKNYTSKKQNFNVHDMVPFEIENAVPQPKVISMGSDFDYIWKLSVSPGASKVLSYSVATLSEAEIAKLPTLIVEGLDEEVVTGAKAIRG; encoded by the coding sequence ATGGATAATCCAATTGCAGAAGAACTTGCCAAAAACCAGAAATCAATAAGCGTTGCAGAGTTCTTTGAAAAGAACAGGCAAATTCTGGGTTTTGATTCAGCCCCGCGCAGTCTAATAACAACGGTCAAGGAAGCAGTGGATAACTCCCTTGATGCATGTGAGGAATCAGAAATACTTCCTGACATTTTCCTTCATATAGAACGCTCGGGCAAAGACAACGTGGTAATCATCGTGGAAGACAACGGGCCTGGTATCATCAAGGAGCAGATTCCAAAGGTCTTTGCAAAACTCCTCTACGGCTCAAGGTTCCACGCTCTAAAACAAAGTCGTGGACAGCAGGGTATAGGTATATCGGCATCGGTGCTTTATTCACAACTGACATCAGGTCACCATACAAAGATTACGTCTAAAATAGGTCATGGAAAACCTGCACACTATTACGAGTTAATGATAAACACCAGTACCAACGATCCTGAGATTATCAGGGATGATGTGGTAGACTGGGACAGGCCACATGGTACTCGCATTGAAATGGAAATGGAAGCTTCCTATGTAAAGGGAAGACGCCAGTCCATCTATGAGTATCTGAAAGCCACTGCAATCGTGAATCCTCATGCAAGAATTACCCTGATTGAACCGGATGGAAACCAGGAAACTTTTGAAAGGGCCACGGACAAACTTCCGGTTCCTGCAAAAGAGATACTGCCTCATCCGCATGGTATTGAGCTTGGTACTCTGATGAAAATGCTGAGGTATACTGAAAGACAGAAGCTTTCCCCCTTCCTGCGTTACTCATTCTCAAAGATTGGTCATCTTGCCGCAGAAGAAATATGCAAGGCCTCCGGACTTGACCCGGAACTTGATCCGCATGAGATGACAAGGGACCAGTCCCGTAAATTGCTGGATGCATTCTCCAGGGTAAAGATAATGGCTCCACCTACAGATTGTCTTTCTCCTATTGGTGAGGAACTTATCTACAAAGGACTTGAGAAGGAGTTCAGTGTTGATTTCATAGCCACAACCACCAGAACCGCATCTGTATTCTCAGGTAATCCTTTTATTGTTGAAGTTGGTATCGCCTTTGGTGGTGAACTCCAAAAAGACGACCGTGTGGATATCATGCGTTTTGCCAACAGGGTTCCGCTCCTGTATCAGCAAGGTGGATGTGTTATCACTCATGCGATTGAGTCTGTTAAGTGGAAGCAGTATGGTCTGAGCCAGCCAGGCGGAGGACTTCCAACAGGTCCTGTGGTTATTTTAGTTCACGTAGCATCAACCAATGTTCCTTTCACTTCCGAATCCAAGGATGCTGTGGCAGAAATTCCTGAAATAAGGGATGAGATAGAGCTTGCCATTAAAGAAGTAGCCAGAAAGATGAACAGGTATCTTAACAAACGTAATGATCTCAAAAAGAGGCGTGAAAAAGAGGTTATTATCACAAAGGTGCTGCCAAAAATGGCCAGCAAACTTGCTGAAACTCTTGAACGCGATGTTCCTGACATAAATCCTGTGGTTGCAAAGGTCATGGGCAATCTTCTGGTAGACAGGATAGTAGAACCTGATGGTAATGGTGGTGCAAAGATCTCTATCAGGGCTAAGAATTACACCAGTAAAAAACAAAATTTCAATGTACATGATATGGTGCCTTTTGAAATCGAAAATGCAGTGCCGCAGCCCAAGGTGATAAGCATGGGTAGTGATTTTGATTATATATGGAAGCTAAGTGTTTCACCAGGTGCGTCTAAAGTCCTCAGTTACTCTGTAGCAACACTCAGTGAAGCTGAGATAGCAAAATTACCCACTTTGATAGTGGAGGGTCTTGATGAAGAAGTTGTTACCGGTGCAAAAGCTATCAGGGGGTAA
- a CDS encoding replication factor C large subunit, which yields MTVQMEWAEKYRPVSLGDVVGHKKVIDDLRNWGEQWEYGTPEKRAVILHGQAGIGKTSSAHALARDMNWEVIELNASDQRTAGVIEKVAGSASTMKTLTGTSDKRLIILDEADNLHGNSDRGGARAIVDVIKKASQPIILIANDVYGLSSTVRSLCLELKFGSVQSRSMVPALKKIASQEGIMCGVGVIEKIAESADGDFRSAVNDLQAIAMGRTEINIEDISTSERDNKESIFKVVGRIFKGKDVSSALEATYNLDETPEDLIHWVDENLPYQYTGKGEESLTPDIIAVYSYLSRSDRFLGRVRRRQNYRMWRYAGMLMTGGTVVSKTRVRGGFVKYQPPSLWRKMGQMRSRRNMRNNIAVKIGSHCNESMRYSRLEVAGMYSRLILEDEYAADVVAVLGLDMDEMLHLLGAKKVTKKLQALYDDAQYKRQAFIPTDEPEFFVQKSAPKKDPSQLSFDKLPASNNTSLDSAFGNDSSKKDEVTAPAKKEVAAKPQKTLFDF from the coding sequence ATGACTGTGCAGATGGAATGGGCAGAGAAGTACAGGCCAGTCTCACTGGGCGATGTAGTTGGCCACAAGAAAGTGATAGATGATCTCAGGAACTGGGGAGAGCAGTGGGAATATGGCACTCCTGAAAAAAGAGCAGTAATATTGCACGGTCAGGCCGGTATTGGTAAAACCTCGTCTGCACATGCTCTTGCCAGGGATATGAACTGGGAAGTCATTGAGCTTAATGCCAGTGACCAGAGAACTGCAGGTGTTATTGAAAAGGTTGCAGGTTCTGCATCTACGATGAAAACACTTACAGGTACGTCTGATAAGAGACTCATAATTCTTGATGAAGCTGATAATCTGCACGGTAACAGTGACCGCGGCGGGGCACGTGCAATAGTTGATGTTATAAAGAAAGCCAGTCAGCCTATTATCCTGATAGCCAATGATGTTTACGGTCTTTCATCTACTGTACGTTCTTTATGTCTTGAACTTAAATTTGGATCTGTACAATCCCGTTCTATGGTTCCGGCATTAAAGAAAATTGCATCGCAGGAAGGTATCATGTGCGGTGTGGGTGTTATTGAGAAAATAGCTGAATCTGCGGATGGTGATTTCAGAAGTGCTGTCAATGATCTCCAGGCCATTGCAATGGGGCGTACCGAGATCAATATTGAGGATATTTCCACGTCTGAACGTGATAACAAAGAGTCCATATTCAAAGTGGTTGGAAGGATATTCAAAGGCAAGGATGTTTCCTCCGCACTGGAGGCAACATATAACCTCGATGAAACTCCTGAGGATCTTATTCACTGGGTTGATGAAAATCTTCCATACCAATACACCGGCAAAGGTGAGGAATCTCTCACTCCTGATATTATTGCCGTGTATTCCTATCTTTCCCGCTCGGATCGTTTCCTCGGACGCGTACGCAGGCGCCAGAACTATCGCATGTGGCGTTATGCAGGCATGCTTATGACTGGTGGGACTGTGGTTTCTAAAACCAGGGTGCGTGGAGGTTTTGTAAAATATCAGCCACCATCTTTGTGGCGTAAGATGGGACAAATGCGTTCCAGGCGCAATATGAGGAACAATATTGCTGTTAAAATTGGTTCTCATTGCAATGAATCAATGCGTTATTCACGTCTTGAGGTGGCAGGTATGTATTCACGTCTTATTCTGGAAGATGAATATGCTGCTGATGTTGTGGCTGTTCTTGGGCTGGATATGGATGAAATGCTCCATCTGCTGGGGGCAAAGAAGGTCACAAAAAAGCTTCAGGCATTGTATGATGATGCACAGTATAAGCGTCAGGCTTTCATTCCCACAGATGAACCTGAATTTTTTGTTCAAAAATCTGCACCAAAGAAAGATCCTTCTCAACTTAGTTTTGATAAGTTGCCAGCTTCTAATAATACTTCATTAGATTCTGCTTTTGGGAATGACTCCTCTAAGAAGGATGAAGTAACAGCACCGGCCAAAAAGGAAGTCGCAGCAAAACCACAAAAAACATTATTTGATTTCTGA
- a CDS encoding Lrp/AsnC ligand binding domain-containing protein, whose translation MVIGVTMVNVLPGSERTAFNELNRIEGIKDIYHVFGEYDFVVIIEVDDLGNLNSIVDLIRETESVTATQTIVGAELK comes from the coding sequence ATGGTAATAGGCGTAACTATGGTTAATGTGCTGCCAGGTAGTGAAAGGACAGCTTTTAACGAACTCAACAGAATAGAAGGTATAAAGGACATCTATCACGTTTTTGGAGAATATGACTTTGTTGTGATTATTGAGGTTGATGACCTTGGCAATCTTAACAGCATAGTCGATCTTATACGTGAAACAGAATCAGTAACCGCAACCCAGACAATTGTGGGTGCAGAGCTGAAATAG